One Streptomyces coeruleorubidus DNA segment encodes these proteins:
- a CDS encoding CitMHS family transporter — MPAALGFATIALFLLLTMTRRVSVLVALVVLPVLAALAGGFAGELGGMVLDGLSKVAPTGIMIAFAVLYFSLMVDAGLFDPLIRGLLRLAKGDPLRVTVATAVLTLCVALDGDGASTFLITVSALLPVYRKLGMSPLVLSGVVCLGAGVMNMIPWGGPTVRAMAALKLESSDVFTPVLPAMGLGIAWVLVASWLIGRRERRRLGALTGPGEEAAAGEPVPATAPAPGDGPGAVRVAASVPLWLTVFNLLLTVVLLVALILEVMPLPVLFVLGFAVALLVNHPTWEQQQALLDRHAKNVVLVTTMIFAAGVFTGVLTGTGMIDDMAGALVSVIPDSLGGHLPVLVAVTGMPLSLVFTPDAYYFGVLPVLAQTAHGFGTDPAEVARAAVLGQMTTGFPLSPLTAATFILVGMSGVQLGEHQRFIFRWAFATTLVMTAGAVLTGALSL; from the coding sequence ATGCCGGCAGCCCTGGGCTTCGCCACGATCGCCCTGTTCCTGTTGCTCACCATGACCAGACGCGTCTCGGTGCTGGTCGCGCTGGTGGTGCTTCCGGTGCTCGCGGCACTGGCGGGCGGGTTCGCGGGCGAGCTGGGCGGGATGGTGCTCGACGGGCTGTCGAAGGTGGCGCCGACCGGCATCATGATCGCCTTCGCCGTTCTGTACTTCAGCCTCATGGTGGACGCGGGTCTGTTCGATCCGCTGATCCGCGGTCTGCTGCGGCTGGCCAAGGGCGATCCACTGCGCGTCACGGTCGCCACCGCCGTCCTCACCCTGTGCGTGGCCCTGGACGGCGACGGGGCCTCCACGTTCCTCATCACCGTCTCCGCGCTGCTGCCCGTCTACCGCAAGCTGGGCATGAGTCCGCTGGTGCTGTCCGGGGTCGTCTGCCTGGGGGCGGGCGTGATGAACATGATTCCCTGGGGCGGGCCGACGGTGCGTGCCATGGCGGCGCTGAAGCTGGAGAGTTCGGACGTCTTCACGCCCGTGCTGCCCGCGATGGGGCTCGGGATCGCGTGGGTTCTGGTGGCGTCCTGGCTGATCGGCCGCAGGGAGCGGCGGCGTCTGGGCGCGCTCACCGGGCCGGGTGAGGAAGCCGCCGCCGGCGAGCCGGTTCCCGCAACGGCCCCGGCGCCCGGTGACGGGCCGGGTGCCGTCCGGGTCGCGGCGTCCGTGCCGCTCTGGCTGACGGTCTTCAACCTGCTGCTGACCGTCGTGCTCCTCGTGGCTCTGATCCTGGAGGTCATGCCGCTGCCGGTGCTGTTCGTCCTCGGGTTCGCGGTGGCCCTCCTGGTCAACCACCCCACGTGGGAACAGCAGCAGGCGCTGCTCGACCGGCACGCGAAGAACGTCGTCCTCGTGACCACGATGATCTTCGCGGCCGGTGTGTTCACCGGGGTCCTCACCGGGACCGGGATGATCGACGACATGGCCGGGGCGCTCGTGTCCGTGATACCGGACTCCCTCGGCGGCCATCTGCCGGTCCTCGTGGCCGTCACGGGCATGCCGCTGAGTCTGGTCTTCACCCCGGACGCCTACTACTTCGGTGTCCTGCCCGTCCTCGCCCAGACGGCCCACGGCTTCGGCACCGACCCGGCCGAGGTCGCCCGGGCCGCCGTCCTCGGCCAGATGACGACGGGTTTCCCGCTCAGCCCGCTCACCGCCGCCACGTTCATCCTGGTCGGCATGAGCGGCGTCCAGCTCGGCGAGCACCAGCGCTTCATCTTCCGCTGGGCCTTCGCCACCACGCTCGTGATGACCGCCGGTGCCGTCCTGACCGGCGCCCTCTCCCTGTGA
- a CDS encoding LysR family transcriptional regulator: MDATLRQLTAYAAVARATSFTAAAAQLGVSQSSLSRAVAELERQVGAQLLERDTRNVQLTAAGREALRIAEQILGAHRAGMKELDRFLLGESGTVAVATLPSVAAVLLPQVISGFRGDRPRVAVRLLDGLERAVLNRVLSGDADFAITTVGVPPERLEHRPLVRDRFVAVLREDHPLAARDEIGWADLAREPFLAVGRDSSVRRLTDAAFGQVDAQAVPAAEAGSVATVGGLVAAGLGVSALPALVLPLLGTGPFVFRPLVDPVVDRRLDIALRARRSLPRVTEHFLETLEDFRAQGRDLPPGVSWA; this comes from the coding sequence ATGGATGCCACCCTGCGTCAACTGACGGCGTACGCGGCCGTCGCCCGGGCGACGAGTTTCACCGCGGCGGCCGCCCAGTTGGGCGTCTCGCAGTCCTCCCTCAGCCGGGCGGTCGCCGAACTGGAGCGGCAGGTCGGCGCCCAACTGCTCGAACGCGACACGCGCAACGTGCAGTTGACCGCCGCCGGCAGGGAAGCGCTGCGGATCGCCGAACAGATACTCGGCGCCCACCGGGCCGGGATGAAGGAACTGGACCGCTTCCTGCTCGGCGAGTCCGGCACGGTCGCCGTCGCGACCCTGCCCTCCGTCGCCGCGGTGCTGCTTCCGCAGGTCATCTCCGGCTTCCGCGGGGACCGGCCGCGCGTGGCCGTACGCCTGCTGGACGGCCTCGAACGGGCCGTGCTGAACCGGGTTCTGTCCGGCGACGCGGACTTCGCGATCACGACGGTCGGTGTGCCGCCCGAGCGGCTGGAGCACCGGCCGCTGGTGCGCGACCGTTTCGTCGCGGTCCTGCGCGAGGACCATCCGCTCGCCGCCCGCGACGAAATCGGCTGGGCGGACCTGGCCCGTGAGCCGTTCCTCGCCGTCGGACGCGACTCGAGCGTGCGGCGGCTGACGGACGCCGCGTTCGGCCAGGTCGACGCGCAGGCCGTGCCGGCGGCTGAGGCCGGCAGTGTCGCCACGGTGGGCGGACTGGTCGCCGCCGGCCTCGGCGTGAGCGCCTTGCCCGCTCTGGTGCTGCCCCTGCTGGGCACCGGGCCCTTCGTGTTCCGGCCGCTCGTCGACCCCGTGGTCGACCGGCGCCTCGACATCGCCCTGCGCGCACGCCGCAGCCTCCCGCGCGTCACCGAGCACTTTCTGGAGACGCTCGAGGACTTCCGCGCCCAGGGCAGGGACCTGCCGCCGGGAGTCTCCTGGGCCTGA
- a CDS encoding CaiB/BaiF CoA transferase family protein, whose amino-acid sequence MPNATGQGQLCGLKVVEFAHVVAGPLAGSMLADQGADVVHVEPPGAGDAARAMGPRRNGVPLWFKVAARNKRSVTLDLHHEAGRAVAHRLVAWADVVIVTLRAGRLRRWGLDWESVHRINPKAVLLQISGFGATSSQADAPGFGKMGEARSGVVHLTGSPDGPPVHTGFSHGDAVTGLMGAYAVLAALHRRDHDPGFDGEWIDLALFEPLFRLVEWQVIVHDQLGTVPQRSGNQLAVAPAAVINTYRSRDEQWITVTSATLRSVRNVARLLGLPEEEFATSEQQHARRGELDDGLRAWVADRTAAECLEAFARAEVVASRVFDAADIAADPVYAERGDIVTVDDPDLGDVRMQAVIPHFRQRPGRIWRTGPALGQDNDLVYRNWLGLSDQELAELEKNDVV is encoded by the coding sequence ATGCCGAACGCCACCGGGCAGGGGCAGTTGTGCGGGCTGAAAGTGGTCGAGTTCGCTCATGTGGTGGCCGGCCCGCTCGCGGGTTCGATGCTCGCCGACCAGGGCGCGGACGTGGTCCACGTCGAACCCCCGGGCGCCGGTGACGCCGCCCGCGCGATGGGGCCCCGGCGCAACGGTGTTCCCCTGTGGTTCAAGGTGGCCGCCCGCAACAAGCGCTCCGTCACGCTCGACCTGCATCACGAGGCGGGCCGTGCGGTCGCCCACCGCCTCGTCGCCTGGGCGGACGTCGTCATCGTCACCCTGCGCGCCGGGCGCCTGCGCCGCTGGGGCCTCGACTGGGAGTCCGTGCACCGGATCAATCCCAAGGCCGTCCTGCTCCAGATCTCCGGCTTCGGTGCCACCTCCAGCCAGGCCGACGCCCCCGGCTTCGGCAAGATGGGCGAGGCCCGCAGCGGCGTCGTCCACCTGACCGGTTCCCCCGACGGGCCGCCCGTCCACACCGGCTTCTCCCACGGTGACGCCGTGACCGGCCTGATGGGCGCCTACGCCGTCCTCGCCGCCCTCCACCGGCGCGACCACGACCCGGGCTTCGACGGCGAGTGGATCGACCTCGCCCTGTTCGAGCCCCTGTTCCGGCTCGTGGAGTGGCAGGTCATCGTCCACGACCAGCTGGGAACCGTGCCGCAGCGCTCCGGCAACCAACTGGCGGTCGCGCCCGCCGCCGTGATCAACACCTACCGCTCCCGCGACGAGCAGTGGATCACGGTGACCTCCGCGACCCTGCGCTCGGTGCGCAACGTGGCCCGGCTGCTGGGCCTGCCGGAGGAGGAGTTCGCCACGTCCGAGCAACAGCACGCCCGGCGCGGGGAGTTGGACGACGGCCTGCGGGCGTGGGTGGCCGACCGCACCGCCGCCGAGTGCCTGGAGGCCTTCGCCCGCGCCGAGGTGGTGGCCTCCCGGGTGTTCGACGCGGCCGACATCGCCGCCGACCCGGTCTACGCCGAGCGCGGCGACATCGTCACCGTGGACGACCCCGACCTGGGCGACGTCCGCATGCAGGCGGTCATCCCGCACTTCCGGCAACGCCCCGGCCGCATCTGGCGCACGGGCCCCGCGCTGGGGCAGGACAACGACCTCGTGTACCGGAACTGGCTCGGGCTGAGCGATCAGGAACTGGCCGAGTTGGAGAAGAACGATGTCGTCTGA
- a CDS encoding HpcH/HpaI aldolase/citrate lyase family protein, which translates to MARVPGSGEACAPAVAETRPVATGGARAPATGDARPPTTDPARRSGTGDARQAASDATRTPTTGKARPPTSGTARKPATDKARPPTTGTARTPTTHEPRLTTHEPHPTTPPRSPLRSLLFVPGHRTDWLPKARAAGADAAVLDLEDAVPGPDKPLARARVAEALAEAAAEPAGGMALFVRVNPLDDWTAAEELRAVARPGLAGVVLPKVHTAADVRLADRLIGWCEQEHGLPVGTTILVPLLESARALHDAYDIAAAAPRVAHAGALTAPGGDVERAVGYRWSPQGTETLALRSRVLLDVRAAGAPCPVTGLWTDITDLTGLRAFAEQNRALGYEGMMAIHPSHVPVINEVFAPTPEELDRCARLVAAVESAQRDGVGALTFEGRMVDEAMAETARAVLARHGHG; encoded by the coding sequence ATGGCCCGCGTGCCTGGCAGTGGCGAGGCCTGTGCGCCTGCCGTCGCCGAGACGCGTCCGGTTGCGACCGGCGGCGCCCGCGCGCCTGCCACCGGCGATGCACGCCCGCCGACCACCGACCCTGCCCGCCGGTCTGGCACCGGCGACGCGCGCCAGGCTGCCTCCGACGCCACCCGCACGCCGACCACCGGCAAGGCGCGCCCGCCGACCAGCGGCACCGCCCGCAAACCTGCCACCGACAAGGCGCGCCCGCCGACCACCGGCACCGCCCGCACACCCACCACCCACGAGCCCCGCCTCACCACCCACGAGCCCCACCCCACAACCCCGCCCCGGTCCCCACTCCGCTCCCTCCTCTTCGTCCCCGGCCACCGCACCGACTGGCTGCCCAAGGCGCGCGCGGCCGGGGCCGATGCCGCCGTGCTCGATCTGGAGGACGCGGTTCCCGGCCCCGACAAGCCGCTCGCCCGCGCCCGGGTGGCCGAGGCCCTGGCGGAGGCCGCCGCGGAACCGGCCGGCGGCATGGCCCTGTTCGTCCGCGTCAACCCGCTCGACGACTGGACCGCCGCCGAGGAACTGCGTGCCGTCGCACGACCCGGACTGGCCGGGGTGGTCCTGCCCAAGGTGCACACCGCCGCCGACGTACGGCTCGCGGACCGTCTGATCGGCTGGTGCGAGCAGGAACACGGCCTGCCCGTCGGCACGACGATCCTCGTCCCGCTGCTGGAGTCGGCCCGCGCCCTGCACGACGCCTACGACATCGCCGCCGCGGCCCCCCGTGTCGCACACGCCGGTGCCCTTACCGCACCCGGCGGCGACGTGGAACGCGCCGTGGGCTACCGCTGGAGCCCGCAGGGCACCGAGACCCTGGCCCTCCGTTCCCGCGTCCTGCTCGACGTCCGGGCCGCCGGAGCGCCGTGCCCGGTGACCGGACTGTGGACGGACATCACCGACCTGACGGGCCTGCGCGCCTTCGCCGAGCAGAACCGCGCCCTCGGCTACGAGGGGATGATGGCCATCCACCCGAGCCACGTCCCCGTGATCAACGAGGTCTTCGCCCCCACCCCCGAAGAGCTCGACCGCTGCGCACGCCTCGTCGCAGCCGTGGAGTCGGCCCAGCGCGACGGCGTCGGCGCCCTCACCTTCGAGGGCCGGATGGTCGACGAGGCCATGGCCGAAACGGCACGTGCGGTGCTGGCGCGACACGGCCACGGCTGA
- a CDS encoding Fur family transcriptional regulator: MTASRNPTTAEELRGAGLRVTAARVALLEAVRDGDHLGAEAITSEVRGRVGHISVQAVYEGLHALTAAGLVRRLEPPGSPALYEGRVGDNHHHLVCRSCGTVADVDCAVGHAPCLTASDDRGFAVDEAEVIYWGLCPACSTARSS; this comes from the coding sequence ATGACCGCATCCCGGAACCCGACCACCGCCGAGGAGCTGCGCGGTGCCGGCCTGAGAGTGACGGCCGCCCGCGTCGCACTGCTCGAGGCCGTGCGGGACGGTGATCACCTCGGCGCCGAGGCGATCACCTCCGAGGTACGCGGCCGCGTCGGCCACATCTCCGTCCAAGCCGTGTACGAGGGGCTCCACGCACTCACCGCGGCCGGACTCGTACGCCGCCTCGAACCACCCGGCAGCCCGGCCCTCTACGAGGGACGGGTCGGCGACAACCACCACCACCTCGTGTGCCGGTCCTGCGGGACCGTCGCCGACGTCGACTGCGCGGTCGGCCACGCCCCCTGCCTGACCGCGTCCGACGACCGCGGCTTCGCCGTCGACGAGGCCGAGGTCATCTACTGGGGCCTGTGCCCCGCCTGTTCCACCGCCCGCAGTTCCTGA
- the katG gene encoding catalase/peroxidase HPI: MTENHDAIVTDPKQEETSGGCPVAHGRALHPTQGGGNRQWWPERLNLKILAKNPEVANPLGEGFDYAEAFQALDLEAVKRDIAEVLTTSQDWWPADFGHYGPLMIRMAWHSAGTYRISDGRGGAGAGQQRFAPLNSWPDNGNLDKARRLLWPVKKKYGQSISWADLMILTGNVALEQMGFETFGFAGGREDVWEPEEDVYWGPETTWLDDKRYTGDRELENPLGAVQMGLIYVNPEGPNGNPDPIAAARDIRETFRRMAMNDEETVALIAGGHTFGKTHGAGPADHVGDDPEAASMEEQGLGWRSTYGTGKGGDAITSGLEVTWTSTPTQWSNGFFKNLFEFEYELEQSPAGANQWVAKDAPEIVPDAHDSSKKHRPKMLTTDLALRFDPIYEPISRRFYENPQEFADAFARAWFKLTHRDMGPKSLYLGPEVPEETLLWQDPLPEAEGEAIDAGDIATLKTKLLESGLSVSQLVSTAWASASTFRGSDKRGGANGARIRLEPQRGWEVNEPDELAQVLRVLEGIQQEFNSGSGAKKVSLADLIVLGGSAAVEKAAKEAGFQVEVPFAAGRVDATEEHTDVESFEALEPTADGFRNYHGKGNRLPAEYLLLDRANLLTLSAPEMTVLVGGLRVLGANYQQSQLGALTKTPGSLTNDFFVNLLDLGTTWKATSEDQTTFEGRDAATGEVKWAGSRADLVFGSNSELRALAEVYASDDAKEKFVNDFVAAWVKVMNLDRFDLV, encoded by the coding sequence ATGACTGAGAACCACGACGCGATCGTCACCGACCCGAAGCAGGAGGAGACGAGCGGCGGCTGTCCGGTGGCGCACGGTCGCGCCCTGCACCCGACCCAGGGCGGCGGCAACCGTCAGTGGTGGCCGGAGCGCCTCAACCTGAAGATCCTTGCCAAGAACCCCGAGGTGGCCAACCCCCTCGGTGAGGGGTTCGACTACGCCGAGGCGTTCCAGGCCCTCGACCTTGAGGCCGTGAAACGGGACATCGCCGAGGTGCTGACCACCTCGCAGGACTGGTGGCCGGCCGACTTCGGCCACTACGGCCCCCTGATGATCCGGATGGCCTGGCACAGCGCGGGCACCTACCGCATCAGCGACGGCCGCGGCGGCGCCGGCGCCGGCCAGCAGCGCTTCGCCCCGCTCAACAGCTGGCCGGACAACGGCAACCTCGACAAGGCCCGCCGTCTGCTGTGGCCGGTCAAGAAGAAGTACGGCCAGAGCATCTCCTGGGCCGACCTCATGATCCTCACCGGCAACGTCGCCCTGGAGCAGATGGGCTTCGAGACCTTCGGCTTCGCCGGCGGCCGCGAGGACGTCTGGGAGCCCGAGGAGGACGTCTACTGGGGCCCCGAGACCACCTGGCTCGACGACAAGCGCTACACCGGCGACCGCGAGCTGGAGAACCCGCTCGGCGCGGTCCAGATGGGTCTCATCTACGTCAACCCGGAGGGCCCGAACGGCAACCCGGACCCGATCGCCGCGGCCCGCGACATCCGTGAGACGTTCCGCCGCATGGCGATGAACGACGAGGAGACCGTCGCCCTGATCGCCGGTGGCCACACCTTCGGCAAGACCCACGGCGCGGGCCCGGCCGACCACGTGGGCGACGACCCCGAGGCCGCCTCCATGGAGGAGCAGGGCCTGGGCTGGCGGAGCACGTACGGCACGGGCAAGGGCGGGGACGCCATCACCTCCGGTCTGGAGGTCACCTGGACCTCGACGCCGACCCAGTGGAGCAACGGGTTCTTCAAGAACCTCTTCGAGTTCGAGTACGAGCTGGAGCAGAGCCCGGCCGGCGCCAACCAGTGGGTGGCGAAGGACGCCCCGGAGATCGTCCCGGACGCCCACGACTCCTCGAAGAAGCACCGCCCGAAGATGCTCACCACCGACCTGGCGCTGCGCTTCGACCCGATCTACGAGCCGATCTCCCGCCGGTTCTACGAGAACCCGCAGGAGTTCGCGGACGCCTTCGCCCGCGCCTGGTTCAAGCTGACCCACCGTGACATGGGCCCGAAGTCGCTGTACCTCGGCCCGGAGGTCCCGGAGGAGACCCTGCTGTGGCAGGACCCGCTGCCGGAGGCCGAGGGCGAGGCCATCGACGCCGGGGACATCGCGACCCTGAAGACCAAGCTCCTCGAGTCGGGTCTGTCCGTCTCGCAGCTGGTGTCCACCGCCTGGGCCTCGGCGTCCACGTTCCGCGGCAGCGACAAGCGCGGCGGTGCCAACGGCGCCCGCATCCGCCTGGAGCCGCAGCGCGGCTGGGAGGTCAACGAGCCCGACGAGCTGGCCCAGGTCCTGCGGGTCCTGGAAGGCATCCAGCAGGAGTTCAACTCCGGCTCCGGTGCCAAGAAGGTCTCCCTGGCCGACCTGATCGTCCTCGGTGGCTCCGCCGCCGTCGAGAAGGCCGCCAAGGAAGCCGGCTTCCAGGTGGAGGTTCCCTTCGCCGCGGGCCGTGTGGACGCGACGGAGGAGCACACCGACGTCGAGTCCTTCGAGGCGCTCGAGCCGACCGCCGACGGGTTCCGCAACTACCACGGCAAGGGCAACCGCCTGCCGGCCGAGTACCTGCTGCTCGACAGGGCGAACCTGCTCACCCTGAGCGCCCCCGAGATGACCGTCCTGGTCGGCGGCCTGCGCGTCCTCGGCGCCAACTACCAGCAGTCCCAGCTCGGCGCGCTCACGAAGACGCCCGGTTCGCTGACCAACGACTTCTTCGTCAACCTGCTCGACCTGGGCACGACGTGGAAGGCGACCTCGGAGGACCAGACCACGTTCGAGGGCCGCGACGCCGCCACGGGCGAGGTGAAGTGGGCCGGCAGCCGCGCCGACCTGGTCTTCGGCTCGAACTCCGAGCTGCGGGCGCTCGCCGAGGTCTACGCGAGCGATGACGCGAAGGAGAAGTTCGTGAACGACTTCGTCGCGGCGTGGGTCAAGGTCATGAACCTGGACCGGTTCGACCTGGTCTGA
- a CDS encoding carbonic anhydrase, protein MNSPATAHRGVGPEPHPFAGPRPTTGGTVRRTLLRTALTGAAALGLTAARPATAAEKAPAAGPRPSTPQEALAELAAGNRRWRAFRERHPHETPATRQTLTTAQHPFAVVLGCIDSRVPPELVFDQGLGDLMTVRTAGEVLDEAVLGSIAYGVLELGIPLVVVLGHQSCGAVRAAVEAERSGGRLPAHIQYLADQISPAIDHTVDGDARIDATVDANVRLVRSRLAAEPDLAARISAGALAIVGARYELTNQAVHRVG, encoded by the coding sequence GTGAACTCACCTGCCACCGCTCACAGAGGCGTCGGCCCTGAACCGCACCCCTTCGCCGGTCCACGGCCGACCACAGGCGGCACCGTCCGCCGCACGCTCCTGCGCACCGCGCTGACCGGGGCCGCAGCCCTCGGCCTCACAGCCGCTCGCCCGGCCACCGCCGCCGAGAAAGCCCCCGCCGCCGGGCCGCGGCCCAGCACCCCGCAGGAAGCCCTCGCGGAACTGGCCGCGGGCAACCGCCGCTGGCGCGCCTTCCGCGAACGCCACCCGCACGAAACCCCCGCGACCCGGCAGACGTTGACCACCGCGCAGCACCCCTTCGCGGTCGTGCTCGGCTGCATCGACTCACGTGTGCCCCCGGAGCTGGTCTTCGACCAGGGTCTGGGCGACCTGATGACCGTACGCACCGCCGGCGAGGTCCTGGACGAGGCCGTACTCGGCAGCATTGCCTACGGCGTCCTGGAACTGGGCATACCGCTGGTCGTGGTGCTCGGGCACCAGTCGTGCGGCGCGGTGCGTGCCGCGGTCGAGGCGGAGCGGTCCGGCGGGCGCCTGCCCGCCCACATCCAGTACCTGGCCGACCAGATAAGCCCGGCCATCGACCACACCGTGGACGGGGACGCGCGGATCGACGCCACCGTCGACGCCAACGTCCGCCTCGTCCGCTCCCGGCTGGCCGCGGAGCCCGACCTCGCCGCCAGGATCAGCGCCGGCGCGCTGGCGATCGTCGGCGCCCGCTACGAACTGACCAACCAGGCGGTCCACCGCGTCGGTTGA
- a CDS encoding Tat pathway signal sequence domain protein, producing the protein MTGRQGPALSRRSLIGAGLGISAAGIAAAGSGQALAAGSDAAGSDGAGPLSAPARGHAFLAAAMDAYPGHGSIRLAQSYTDQAGLFSTAFTYDNALAILAHLAARRPQSLTRATALGDALLYAQTHDPAYDDGRLRQAYNVGPYTFYDGSVQPDGFVRADGTANVGTQFGFTGTAVGDMAWAGIALSALSRRTGARRFLAGAVRIGEWIERTGRTDEPLGGYKFGVDGANQRLPFTSTEHNTDLVCLFGRLARLTGDRVWLERRGRAEAFVKRMWEPAGGFFYTGTNDGVTVNKSPIPEDTQTWTHLALGSRTGGYARALDWAAAELAVRDHAGRTNSTVPPGQSYEGVTFSSASLVANEDAPIAEGQPKPDRYGVWFEGTAHLALAVRDRGKRGDEARARRLIASIEQAQELLGGGQTVGGKALPERAGVVSASSPLDTGFGFGYYPYRHTGATAWYLMAAARFNPLRA; encoded by the coding sequence ATGACTGGCAGACAAGGCCCGGCGCTGAGCCGGCGTTCGCTCATCGGTGCCGGCCTCGGCATCAGCGCCGCGGGGATCGCCGCGGCAGGCTCCGGGCAGGCCCTGGCGGCCGGTTCGGACGCCGCCGGTTCGGACGGTGCCGGCCCGCTGTCGGCCCCGGCCCGGGGACATGCCTTTCTCGCCGCCGCCATGGATGCCTATCCCGGCCACGGCAGCATCCGCCTGGCCCAGAGCTACACCGACCAGGCGGGCCTGTTCAGCACCGCGTTCACGTACGACAACGCCCTGGCGATCCTGGCCCACCTCGCGGCGCGGAGGCCGCAGAGCCTGACCAGGGCGACGGCCTTGGGCGACGCCCTGCTCTACGCCCAGACGCACGACCCGGCGTACGACGACGGCAGGCTCCGGCAGGCCTACAACGTAGGGCCGTACACCTTCTACGACGGCTCTGTGCAGCCCGACGGCTTCGTACGGGCCGACGGCACCGCCAACGTCGGTACGCAGTTCGGCTTCACGGGCACGGCGGTGGGCGACATGGCCTGGGCGGGCATCGCGCTGAGCGCCCTCTCCCGCCGTACCGGGGCGCGTCGTTTCCTGGCCGGTGCCGTGCGGATCGGCGAGTGGATCGAGCGGACCGGCCGTACCGACGAGCCGCTCGGCGGCTACAAGTTCGGGGTCGACGGGGCGAACCAGAGACTGCCGTTCACCTCGACCGAGCACAACACCGACCTGGTGTGTCTCTTCGGCCGGCTCGCCCGGCTCACCGGTGACCGGGTGTGGCTGGAGCGACGCGGGCGGGCCGAGGCGTTCGTGAAGCGGATGTGGGAGCCGGCCGGAGGTTTCTTCTACACCGGCACCAATGACGGGGTGACCGTCAACAAGTCCCCGATTCCCGAGGACACCCAGACCTGGACCCATCTCGCGCTCGGCTCCCGCACGGGTGGGTACGCCCGTGCGCTGGACTGGGCCGCGGCGGAGCTTGCCGTCCGGGACCACGCGGGCCGCACGAACAGCACGGTGCCCCCCGGGCAGTCGTACGAGGGCGTCACCTTCAGTTCCGCGAGCCTCGTGGCGAACGAGGACGCGCCGATCGCGGAGGGGCAGCCCAAACCCGACCGCTACGGTGTGTGGTTCGAGGGGACGGCTCATCTCGCGCTCGCTGTGCGGGACCGTGGGAAGCGTGGTGACGAGGCGCGCGCCCGGCGGCTGATCGCGTCGATCGAGCAGGCCCAGGAGCTGCTGGGCGGCGGTCAGACCGTCGGCGGGAAGGCGCTGCCCGAGCGGGCCGGGGTGGTGTCCGCGAGCAGTCCGCTGGACACCGGGTTCGGCTTCGGCTACTACCCGTACCGGCACACGGGCGCGACGGCCTGGTACCTGATGGCGGCGGCGCGCTTCAATCCGCTGCGGGCGTGA